One genomic region from Rothia dentocariosa ATCC 17931 encodes:
- a CDS encoding carboxymuconolactone decarboxylase family protein — translation MMRANYPELVPESYKAMMALEGTLTLETALKELVKLRVSQINGCAFCTDMHAKEAKLNGERELRLYHVPVWRESNLFNEKERAALEWAEKLTRLDGGHVTDADYQEVRQYFDDKELAELTFVITAINAWNRLGVAYAAVPGSVDKMMGLDKAGLE, via the coding sequence ATGATGCGCGCGAACTACCCCGAACTCGTCCCCGAGTCCTACAAGGCAATGATGGCGTTAGAAGGTACTCTCACCCTGGAAACCGCCCTCAAAGAGCTCGTCAAATTGCGCGTCTCACAGATTAACGGATGTGCTTTCTGCACCGATATGCACGCCAAGGAGGCCAAACTCAACGGTGAGCGGGAGCTGCGGCTGTACCATGTGCCGGTTTGGCGGGAGTCCAATCTCTTTAATGAGAAGGAACGTGCAGCCTTGGAGTGGGCCGAAAAACTAACTCGCCTGGATGGCGGACATGTGACCGATGCAGATTATCAGGAGGTTCGCCAATACTTTGATGACAAAGAGCTGGCAGAGCTCACCTTCGTGATCACCGCTATTAATGCTTGGAATCGTCTGGGCGTGGCATACGCCGCCGTTCCCGGAAGTGTTGACAAAATGATGGGTCTGGATAAAGCAGGACTGGAATAA
- a CDS encoding AIPR family protein — protein sequence MSNTVHSSEDLSVILKVESPETRVFNNIRRITGFVKVRGLIDLITVLNLDANPRSAKKSQVTTEIIETIRETPELYPFKSKGILIGASEYDDFNRNRFHLLFHNLKLEGILDGGHNTLAIALYLLEEAILLSSNPEKIEKNQKELRKVKTWDQMKKFWKKMERSINLLKNSESESHDALVPVEILVPGAKTEESIHDFLSSILLICAARNNNVQLKAETLANQDGIFDDLKNTLEQQVPDVYKNISWKTNQPGDIDLRFLISLVWITLGVALEELNKSDVIKNIKPLPGTTAYSSKSEAVRRYKDLISSNGISHKETGGDTNTWVVDNPQVKSALKMVPKVLEVYDYVYENFQDSYNMNDGKFGRIEVVKNESKQRRNFKTPFGRKDIEGPEKMVPPAGYMMPVIYGLRNLVKVNEEQGTLEWAFDPMEFYGEPSNLAKIIGSIMSNMRDVGFDPQRIGKGDSPYIQIANTVKTMRLEREQKQSGREAEEKIARLKKLLEESGVDVDLS from the coding sequence ATGTCTAATACGGTTCATAGTTCAGAAGACCTCTCGGTCATTCTCAAGGTTGAGAGTCCTGAAACTCGTGTTTTCAATAATATTCGGAGGATTACGGGATTTGTAAAAGTTCGTGGGTTGATTGATTTGATCACAGTGTTGAATCTTGATGCTAATCCACGAAGTGCAAAAAAATCTCAGGTTACTACCGAGATTATTGAGACCATCCGGGAAACACCAGAGCTATACCCATTCAAGTCAAAAGGTATTCTTATTGGCGCTTCTGAGTACGATGATTTTAATCGTAATCGGTTCCATCTTTTGTTCCATAATCTTAAGCTTGAGGGAATTCTTGATGGAGGGCATAATACATTAGCCATTGCTCTTTACTTGCTTGAAGAAGCAATTTTACTCAGTAGTAATCCTGAAAAAATCGAGAAGAATCAGAAGGAGCTTAGGAAAGTAAAGACATGGGACCAAATGAAGAAGTTCTGGAAGAAAATGGAACGCTCTATAAATCTTCTTAAAAATAGTGAATCAGAATCCCATGATGCTTTAGTTCCTGTTGAAATTTTGGTACCAGGGGCGAAAACAGAAGAAAGTATCCATGATTTCCTTTCAAGTATTCTACTTATCTGTGCAGCTCGGAATAATAACGTTCAGTTGAAAGCTGAAACATTAGCTAATCAGGATGGAATTTTTGATGATCTAAAAAATACTCTTGAACAACAGGTTCCAGATGTATATAAAAATATTTCTTGGAAAACCAACCAGCCAGGAGATATTGACCTGCGTTTCCTCATTTCTTTAGTGTGGATTACTCTGGGCGTGGCCCTCGAAGAGCTTAATAAGAGTGATGTGATAAAGAATATTAAACCACTTCCAGGAACGACTGCTTATAGTTCTAAGAGCGAGGCAGTCAGGCGTTATAAAGATTTAATATCTTCTAATGGAATATCTCATAAGGAGACTGGAGGAGATACTAACACTTGGGTAGTAGATAATCCTCAGGTTAAATCAGCATTGAAAATGGTGCCTAAGGTTCTTGAAGTGTATGATTACGTTTACGAAAATTTTCAGGATTCATACAACATGAATGATGGAAAATTTGGTCGTATTGAAGTTGTAAAGAACGAATCAAAACAACGGCGAAACTTCAAAACACCTTTCGGTCGTAAGGATATCGAAGGTCCTGAAAAAATGGTTCCGCCAGCAGGTTACATGATGCCTGTTATTTACGGTCTTCGTAACTTAGTAAAAGTGAACGAAGAACAAGGAACATTGGAATGGGCTTTTGATCCCATGGAGTTCTATGGGGAACCGTCTAATCTAGCCAAAATTATTGGAAGTATTATGAGCAATATGCGTGATGTAGGATTCGACCCACAACGTATCGGTAAGGGAGATAGTCCTTATATTCAAATTGCGAATACAGTTAAAACAATGCGACTAGAACGCGAGCAGAAACAAAGTGGTCGTGAAGCTGAGGAAAAAATTGCTAGGCTTAAGAAGTTACTTGAGGAGAGTGGTGTAGATGTGGATCTTTCATAA
- a CDS encoding TetR/AcrR family transcriptional regulator → MVDQESSTPKRLPAAERREQMLSAASIVFGERGYAGTTTDAIAKEAGVSQAYIVRTFGSKESLFVEAATRSVDKTIEVFRAAARDNDDLTTLPRHLGHAYVELVADRGILLTMMHLFTMGHHERFGKLAREEFARIYRVLHHELGLTAQKTEKILARGMLINAILGMRLTDVIDTDPDVEELLSCTFADEAHIVADLISGYEPLPPAARGRTSS, encoded by the coding sequence ATGGTTGATCAAGAATCCTCCACCCCCAAACGGCTCCCTGCTGCCGAGCGTCGTGAACAGATGCTAAGCGCCGCCAGCATCGTCTTCGGTGAGCGCGGCTACGCCGGAACTACCACGGATGCCATCGCCAAGGAAGCCGGGGTTAGCCAAGCGTATATTGTGCGCACCTTTGGCTCAAAAGAGAGTCTCTTCGTAGAAGCCGCAACCCGTTCGGTCGATAAGACTATTGAGGTTTTTCGGGCCGCGGCGCGAGACAACGATGACCTCACAACCCTGCCCAGGCATCTTGGGCACGCCTATGTGGAACTTGTCGCTGACCGGGGCATTCTGTTGACTATGATGCATCTCTTCACGATGGGGCATCATGAACGCTTCGGAAAACTTGCCCGCGAAGAGTTCGCGCGTATCTACCGGGTTCTGCATCATGAACTGGGGCTTACGGCACAGAAAACCGAGAAGATTCTAGCCAGGGGCATGCTCATTAACGCGATTTTGGGCATGCGACTCACAGACGTCATAGATACCGACCCGGACGTGGAAGAACTGCTGTCCTGTACCTTTGCGGATGAAGCCCACATCGTAGCGGATCTAATTTCCGGGTATGAACCGCTGCCTCCTGCGGCACGGGGACGCACATCATCATAA
- a CDS encoding DHA2 family efflux MFS transporter permease subunit — translation MDQTSQRRPAWLVILALSFPMFMASLDNLVVTNALPVIGADLHASIEQLTWTVNAYTLTFASCILMSSALADRFGRRRIFLSGIFIFTAASAWCGVSSDINTLIIARAIQGFGASAIVPLSLALISTSVPERMRAAAIGIWGGVSGLGIAVGPLIGGAVVEGMNWHSIFWLNVPISVICMALIWYTIDESYGRPQPLDFLGLILAGVGLFGLTYSIVRGNDAGWTSAEVLTGLIGGVALIAIFIWWESRAAAPLLPLRLFRNRSFSAANVVGVIFCFGIFGVIFLLIQFLQVVQGASPLEAGLMTMPWTLAPLVISPITGIFTPKIGTRPIIVTGLILTGLGLFWVGTLLNPDTPYIQLVAPFLVSGIGNGIVFAPLATATLQGMAAEDQATASGTNATARQIGVALGVATLTAIFTSLGGTLTPSGFSDAATPTTFVGAAALVAAVIAGLFLPKHVRTEEKVQS, via the coding sequence ATGGACCAAACTTCACAACGCCGTCCCGCGTGGCTGGTTATTCTGGCACTTTCTTTCCCTATGTTCATGGCTTCCCTCGATAATCTCGTGGTGACCAATGCACTTCCCGTGATCGGGGCAGATCTGCACGCATCTATTGAGCAGCTCACCTGGACGGTAAACGCTTACACGCTGACCTTTGCGTCTTGCATTCTCATGTCTTCGGCGCTGGCCGACCGATTTGGGCGCCGTCGTATTTTCCTGAGCGGGATCTTTATTTTTACCGCAGCATCCGCATGGTGCGGGGTCAGTAGCGATATCAACACCCTCATTATCGCCCGCGCTATCCAAGGGTTTGGCGCATCCGCTATCGTACCCCTCTCGTTGGCGCTTATTAGCACATCCGTTCCCGAGAGGATGCGCGCCGCCGCCATTGGTATCTGGGGCGGAGTCTCGGGGCTAGGTATCGCCGTCGGCCCCCTCATCGGCGGCGCCGTAGTTGAAGGCATGAACTGGCACTCCATCTTCTGGCTCAACGTACCTATCAGCGTCATCTGCATGGCACTCATTTGGTACACCATTGACGAGTCATACGGTCGCCCCCAGCCACTCGATTTTCTCGGTCTTATTCTGGCGGGCGTGGGTCTTTTCGGTTTAACCTACAGCATTGTGCGCGGGAATGATGCCGGATGGACAAGCGCAGAGGTCCTGACCGGTCTTATCGGGGGCGTTGCTCTTATAGCAATCTTCATCTGGTGGGAATCACGCGCCGCCGCGCCTCTGCTTCCGCTGCGCCTCTTCAGGAACCGTAGTTTCAGTGCAGCGAACGTGGTTGGTGTCATCTTCTGCTTCGGTATTTTCGGTGTTATCTTCCTGCTGATTCAGTTCTTGCAGGTAGTTCAAGGAGCAAGTCCGCTCGAAGCCGGACTGATGACCATGCCGTGGACTCTCGCGCCTCTTGTTATCTCGCCCATCACCGGTATCTTTACCCCCAAAATCGGTACACGCCCTATTATCGTGACAGGTCTTATCCTCACAGGTCTTGGGCTTTTCTGGGTTGGCACCTTGCTCAACCCCGATACCCCCTACATACAGCTTGTAGCGCCGTTCTTGGTGTCCGGCATCGGTAATGGCATCGTTTTCGCTCCCTTGGCAACGGCAACTCTGCAGGGTATGGCCGCTGAGGATCAGGCGACCGCCTCAGGGACAAACGCCACTGCGCGTCAGATCGGGGTGGCTCTCGGGGTTGCAACGCTCACAGCGATCTTCACCTCGCTTGGCGGTACCCTCACCCCCTCGGGGTTCTCAGATGCCGCTACCCCGACCACTTTTGTCGGCGCGGCGGCTCTAGTGGCGGCGGTTATTGCCGGGCTCTTCCTCCCCAAACATGTACGTACGGAGGAGAAAGTGCAAAGCTAA
- a CDS encoding inorganic phosphate transporter: MVLLSILCVGAFLSAIFVTGMHDASNAIAVPVRTRTMGDTAALITAALFNGIGVFAAYLLITDMSVPWIAVPSGHLGLPGLTAALITAALWGVATWALRMPASSTHALIGALAGVAWYARVDGEGSRFIPAIFDATLLPLLYLPPLIFLLSWLLVIPFYRLAIRSSPSSVNRHSREVLAVSASAISLLHGMQTGYLYLLVLHVLGAVFPLPTRDLLPWHVLTIALALAAGTLTGGRRIGYTFAYRMVRLDPMRGAVAQGTTALMQALGYFLLQLPFSSSHLATASALGAGVNQRFNSVKPKIVANIMLTWFVTLPACFLCAIALMMALDGIFG; encoded by the coding sequence GTGGTTCTGCTCAGTATTCTGTGTGTGGGCGCGTTTCTTTCCGCGATTTTTGTGACCGGCATGCACGATGCCTCCAACGCGATCGCGGTGCCGGTACGCACCCGCACGATGGGCGATACCGCGGCCCTGATTACCGCCGCGCTATTCAACGGAATCGGGGTGTTTGCGGCGTATCTGCTGATTACCGATATGAGTGTGCCCTGGATTGCCGTTCCCAGCGGGCATTTGGGCCTTCCGGGGCTGACCGCCGCGCTTATTACCGCCGCCTTATGGGGTGTGGCAACGTGGGCCTTACGCATGCCAGCCTCCTCAACGCATGCCCTCATCGGCGCCCTGGCCGGGGTGGCGTGGTATGCCCGGGTCGATGGCGAAGGTTCACGGTTTATCCCCGCGATTTTCGATGCCACTCTGCTGCCGCTCCTCTACCTGCCGCCCCTGATTTTTCTTCTTTCTTGGCTTTTGGTGATCCCGTTTTATCGCTTAGCGATCCGCTCTTCGCCCAGCAGTGTGAACCGGCACTCGCGTGAGGTGTTGGCGGTGTCGGCATCCGCAATTTCGCTTCTGCACGGTATGCAGACCGGGTACCTGTACCTGTTGGTGCTGCACGTGCTGGGTGCGGTTTTTCCGCTTCCCACGCGGGACCTCCTCCCCTGGCATGTGCTCACTATTGCGCTGGCTCTGGCGGCGGGCACGCTCACGGGTGGGCGGCGCATCGGCTACACCTTCGCCTACCGTATGGTGCGCTTAGATCCAATGCGCGGCGCGGTAGCTCAGGGCACCACGGCTCTTATGCAGGCGCTCGGGTACTTCCTGCTGCAGCTGCCGTTCTCGTCTTCGCACCTAGCGACCGCATCCGCACTGGGGGCTGGGGTGAATCAGCGGTTCAACTCGGTGAAGCCGAAGATCGTTGCGAACATTATGCTGACCTGGTTTGTCACGCTTCCGGCATGTTTTTTGTGTGCGATCGCCCTCATGATGGCTCTTGATGGCATATTTGGGTAG
- a CDS encoding glycosyltransferase family 2 protein yields the protein MFSSVAVIVRTKDRPVFLARALQNIAEQRYTQYTVYVVDDGGNQEESQQIIDRSPVAAQTVLLHAAGGNMEAASNLGVRSSESTYIAIHDDDDLWDPQFLERTVATLDETGADMCVVRIIERFERQTEDGFIVLNECTFHEDLPAMGLQFLFRTNRAVPIGVLYRRTLHEKVGYFDEELPVVGDWEFNMRAAMAGEVQLLDDPLAYWCKRPDATGSAANSVSHEQQHRIFDAQVRANAIREDLAAGAHIGPYLYQAHLTNELDGRLLETLEALQDVQERLERLENMQQEQCERLHRMERAMSWSGKLSRLRAIFSPKDSSSK from the coding sequence TTGTTTTCCTCTGTCGCCGTCATTGTACGCACGAAAGATCGCCCGGTCTTTCTCGCACGTGCCCTGCAGAACATCGCCGAGCAACGGTATACGCAATACACCGTATACGTGGTCGATGACGGCGGAAATCAGGAAGAATCGCAGCAGATTATTGACCGCAGCCCGGTTGCGGCGCAGACCGTTCTTCTTCATGCTGCGGGCGGCAATATGGAAGCGGCCTCTAACCTGGGCGTGCGCTCCAGTGAGTCTACCTATATCGCCATTCACGACGATGATGACCTGTGGGATCCCCAATTCCTGGAACGTACCGTCGCAACCCTTGATGAGACCGGTGCCGATATGTGCGTGGTACGGATTATTGAGCGTTTTGAGCGGCAAACCGAGGACGGTTTTATTGTTCTGAACGAATGCACCTTTCACGAGGATCTGCCCGCCATGGGGCTGCAGTTCCTATTCCGCACCAACCGCGCGGTTCCTATCGGCGTGCTGTATCGCCGCACCCTGCACGAGAAGGTGGGGTATTTTGATGAGGAACTTCCCGTGGTGGGCGACTGGGAATTCAATATGCGCGCCGCCATGGCCGGTGAAGTCCAGCTCCTGGACGACCCGCTGGCGTACTGGTGTAAACGCCCCGATGCGACGGGTTCTGCCGCCAACAGCGTAAGTCACGAGCAGCAGCATCGTATTTTTGATGCGCAGGTGCGCGCTAACGCGATCCGTGAAGACCTTGCCGCCGGGGCGCATATTGGGCCCTACCTCTACCAGGCACACCTGACGAACGAACTTGACGGCCGTTTATTGGAAACCCTGGAGGCGCTTCAAGACGTTCAGGAGCGTTTGGAACGTCTCGAAAATATGCAGCAGGAACAGTGCGAGCGGCTGCACCGCATGGAGCGGGCAATGTCGTGGAGTGGCAAACTTTCGCGTTTGCGTGCCATTTTTTCGCCTAAAGATTCATCAAGCAAATAG
- a CDS encoding FUSC family protein, giving the protein MAHASMKEQFLNYVRAGAHRVRAGFFQSIQITIASMGAYLFAERVLGHEEPIFAAVAALVSLGYVSGSTHSRRILEVSFGVSLGILIGDLFLQMLGRGIWQATLALFISVLLARFLDNGIIFTIQLSFQACLVILLPPTSDLPFTRSLDGVIGGVAAFLMMFLMPKDPRNGSRQRAEALMSAFSDVFFLAAKAIRRYNYDQAYQSLQDSRKLQPLYEASKNDLVTARGMAQLSWAGKKTRIELDRLAQTLGAIDLAIRNTRVFNRRMASTIAHVQLRPKALETLSAALEELALATQSTGLGMYSSTEHEREHYMEVARERLISLAETLEPKHLGVETFEGESLVLMLRLITVDMLEATGMDHEDAVATLVPLGEAVTEHAPRTSEIPIVQADVAGAQEEDLRTRTVNIMLRDEDLEEELG; this is encoded by the coding sequence ATGGCACACGCATCCATGAAGGAACAATTCTTAAACTATGTCCGCGCCGGGGCTCACCGCGTTCGGGCGGGATTTTTTCAGTCTATTCAGATCACGATCGCCTCGATGGGGGCGTATCTTTTTGCGGAGCGGGTGCTGGGGCATGAGGAACCTATTTTCGCGGCGGTCGCGGCGCTGGTGTCACTCGGATACGTGAGCGGCTCTACCCATTCGCGGCGCATCCTAGAGGTTTCGTTCGGGGTGAGCCTGGGTATTCTGATTGGCGATCTGTTTTTGCAGATGCTCGGGCGCGGCATCTGGCAGGCCACACTTGCCCTGTTTATTTCGGTACTTCTGGCCAGGTTCTTGGATAACGGCATTATTTTTACGATTCAGCTCAGTTTTCAGGCCTGCCTGGTGATTCTGCTGCCGCCGACCTCGGATCTGCCGTTTACCCGCAGCCTTGACGGCGTGATCGGTGGTGTTGCGGCGTTTCTCATGATGTTTTTGATGCCTAAAGATCCGCGAAATGGGTCACGTCAGCGTGCCGAGGCTCTTATGAGCGCTTTCTCGGATGTCTTCTTTCTGGCTGCGAAGGCGATTCGCCGGTACAACTACGATCAGGCGTATCAGAGCCTGCAGGATTCGCGTAAACTTCAGCCACTGTATGAGGCGAGTAAGAACGATTTGGTGACGGCGCGCGGTATGGCGCAGCTTTCGTGGGCGGGCAAGAAGACTCGAATCGAACTTGATCGACTGGCGCAGACTCTCGGGGCTATCGATTTGGCGATTCGTAATACCCGCGTGTTTAACCGGCGCATGGCATCCACGATTGCGCATGTGCAGCTGCGCCCGAAAGCTCTTGAAACGCTTTCGGCGGCGCTCGAAGAACTGGCGCTTGCCACCCAGAGTACGGGACTGGGCATGTATTCCAGTACCGAGCATGAGCGTGAACACTATATGGAAGTTGCCCGCGAGCGCCTGATTTCTCTCGCCGAGACCCTGGAGCCGAAGCATCTGGGGGTAGAGACCTTCGAGGGCGAGTCGTTGGTGCTTATGCTGAGGCTTATAACCGTGGATATGTTAGAGGCTACTGGTATGGATCATGAGGATGCAGTCGCCACGCTGGTACCGCTGGGCGAGGCCGTGACGGAGCATGCGCCGCGTACCTCCGAGATTCCGATTGTGCAGGCTGATGTTGCGGGGGCTCAGGAAGAGGATTTGCGCACCCGCACCGTTAATATCATGCTGCGCGATGAAGACCTCGAAGAGGAGCTGGGGTAG
- a CDS encoding DUF47 domain-containing protein: MLHRIFPQANSSLTSLAQISVQVAEAAALLSEMVGSSTSEYPELFDRMLVHEANSTDLFFMTLTTVRSSFATPVPREDLYTLARKLTNAVEKLTSAAHILYLHKIDGFAPHITAILDIIQRQAVLTEAVIPKLADIKGLDNYWMDMLRISRQAVRTAEEYDAELAERFPMERYRRYTKFIAQLVEAANAMRGVSSEIGRIIVQES, encoded by the coding sequence ATGTTGCACCGCATCTTTCCACAAGCCAACAGCTCACTCACCTCGCTTGCACAAATCTCGGTGCAGGTGGCGGAGGCAGCGGCGCTCCTCTCCGAAATGGTTGGCTCATCTACCTCCGAATACCCCGAGCTCTTCGACCGCATGCTGGTGCACGAAGCGAACTCAACCGACCTGTTCTTCATGACCCTCACCACCGTGCGAAGCTCATTTGCCACCCCGGTACCCCGCGAAGACCTCTACACGCTGGCCCGCAAACTCACGAACGCGGTCGAAAAGCTCACAAGTGCCGCGCACATCCTTTATCTGCACAAAATTGACGGTTTTGCCCCGCATATCACCGCGATACTCGACATTATTCAGCGGCAGGCGGTGCTGACCGAGGCGGTAATTCCCAAGCTCGCCGATATTAAGGGCCTGGATAACTACTGGATGGATATGCTGCGTATCTCGCGCCAGGCCGTTCGCACCGCCGAAGAATACGATGCAGAACTCGCCGAACGCTTCCCGATGGAACGCTACCGCCGGTACACCAAGTTCATTGCCCAACTGGTTGAGGCGGCGAATGCGATGCGCGGCGTGTCCTCTGAGATCGGGCGTATTATCGTGCAGGAGTCCTAG
- a CDS encoding protein argonaute-2, which yields MMAFRYSRSAMTGAAIFTLAGVTVLPLAQANAAPASPQDEARSGSTQGQPNSAAQNGQDQGQQQGANANGQGQQGANADAQGQQGANASGQKQDGATQDQQQSANAGGQGQQQTQGGATQDPSQAASGGEQQQGQPSASQDKQGTNASGQGQQAPQSRGASSASQSGQGQQQGQPSASQDQQGANAGGQGQQAQGASASQSSSNSNSASQNNQSRHSQPSAPAKQSSGYATITSVDGFIDPQKTNNSLSVGITGVDNTHRIISDLRVQELDEFGNIVNDDVNTVGGASSNDSEGNLGISVVVDGTKINPNHQYRLYLDVFDQDTLTRSYAYYPVVVWNRSYIPVVPLSAAQ from the coding sequence ATGATGGCTTTTCGCTATTCTCGTTCGGCTATGACCGGAGCTGCTATTTTCACCCTTGCGGGTGTGACGGTTCTTCCGCTTGCGCAGGCAAATGCAGCGCCTGCAAGTCCTCAGGATGAGGCTCGTTCTGGGTCCACTCAGGGCCAGCCAAATTCTGCAGCACAGAACGGTCAGGATCAGGGTCAGCAGCAGGGCGCCAATGCTAACGGTCAGGGCCAGCAGGGTGCCAATGCTGATGCTCAGGGTCAGCAGGGTGCTAACGCCAGTGGCCAGAAGCAGGATGGTGCAACCCAAGATCAACAGCAGAGCGCTAATGCCGGCGGTCAGGGTCAGCAGCAGACCCAGGGCGGTGCGACACAGGATCCTTCGCAGGCTGCATCCGGCGGTGAACAGCAGCAGGGCCAGCCTAGTGCATCTCAGGATAAGCAGGGTACTAATGCCAGCGGTCAGGGTCAGCAGGCTCCTCAGAGTCGGGGTGCAAGCTCCGCATCCCAGAGTGGTCAAGGACAGCAGCAGGGCCAGCCTAGTGCATCTCAGGATCAGCAGGGTGCTAATGCCGGCGGTCAGGGTCAGCAGGCTCAGGGTGCATCCGCTTCCCAGAGCAGCTCAAACTCGAATTCTGCGTCACAGAATAATCAGAGCCGTCATAGCCAGCCCTCCGCACCCGCGAAGCAGAGCTCCGGCTATGCTACAATCACCTCTGTCGATGGATTCATTGACCCGCAGAAGACTAATAACTCTCTGTCTGTAGGGATTACCGGGGTCGATAATACCCACCGTATAATATCCGACCTGCGTGTTCAGGAGCTCGACGAGTTCGGGAACATCGTTAATGATGACGTTAACACCGTCGGCGGCGCGTCTAGCAATGATTCGGAGGGGAACCTCGGGATATCCGTGGTTGTTGATGGTACTAAGATTAACCCGAACCACCAGTACCGGCTTTACCTGGACGTGTTTGATCAGGATACCTTAACGAGGAGTTACGCGTACTACCCCGTCGTGGTCTGGAACCGTAGCTACATTCCGGTTGTTCCTCTGTCGGCAGCACAGTAG
- a CDS encoding polysaccharide pyruvyl transferase family protein, with protein MTRVLVVGDIGQPVYHVGDEAMTISTAEYLADAGMQVILATRDADQSRRYLGARGSSAYEYMPFLLFPWAPAEREITLERLEEFLVSGVMPDLPDFCPSAQHIRDFVEGIQSVDAVVISGGGNLNSRYGWLLYERAAIALVAQYAKIPVFVSGQSIGPVLSPRDEEVLLRMLRSAALVAVRERSSYEWCREHDLKALAGVDDASDYRAHTPEMTLDYADARVEVPELPEHYVCVTVHEVSGNKIHELAALLDKIYSEYGLAAVFLGHMGDPASEGGRTGDYKAHELVAASMTSPATVIPILHADATVRIHQGAALNITDRYHPAVFSLSAGIPAVALVPDAFTEMRICGVMGHYGMQNFMTPLHMLGTDIPEKLIASALSLSRGQRQELRARHEVVTALLHAWRKYLAASVRGEKQAHMPESISAAAAIPALEPSLEAINNAVRELLLKTSLAEGTEWALSDRMHSWEAHMRGEFERAEDELQALKRSRMVRAAHRTSRQVQAMRHIGSRFR; from the coding sequence ATGACTCGTGTTCTTGTTGTCGGCGATATTGGTCAGCCCGTCTACCATGTGGGGGACGAGGCCATGACGATCAGCACCGCCGAATACCTGGCGGATGCAGGAATGCAGGTTATCTTAGCAACCCGCGACGCCGATCAGAGCAGGCGTTATCTGGGGGCTCGGGGTTCGTCTGCATACGAATATATGCCGTTTTTACTGTTCCCGTGGGCGCCTGCCGAGCGCGAGATCACGTTGGAACGCCTCGAAGAGTTTCTGGTGAGCGGCGTTATGCCGGATCTGCCCGACTTTTGCCCGTCGGCGCAGCATATCCGCGATTTTGTAGAGGGTATTCAATCGGTGGATGCGGTTGTCATCTCCGGCGGCGGCAACCTGAATTCGCGCTACGGCTGGCTGCTGTATGAGCGCGCCGCTATCGCATTGGTGGCGCAGTATGCGAAGATTCCGGTCTTTGTTTCCGGGCAGTCGATTGGTCCCGTGCTGTCCCCGCGCGATGAAGAAGTTCTGCTGCGTATGCTGCGTTCGGCAGCCTTGGTGGCGGTGCGCGAGCGCAGCTCCTACGAGTGGTGCCGCGAGCACGATCTTAAGGCACTTGCGGGTGTGGATGATGCCAGCGACTACCGGGCGCATACCCCGGAGATGACGCTCGACTATGCGGATGCGCGGGTTGAGGTTCCTGAGCTTCCCGAGCACTATGTGTGCGTGACGGTGCACGAGGTTTCGGGGAACAAAATACATGAACTAGCCGCTTTATTAGACAAGATTTACTCCGAGTATGGGCTGGCGGCGGTCTTCCTGGGGCATATGGGCGACCCGGCGTCGGAGGGCGGGCGCACCGGTGACTATAAGGCGCATGAACTGGTTGCCGCATCCATGACATCCCCTGCGACGGTGATACCGATTCTGCACGCGGATGCGACGGTGCGCATCCATCAGGGTGCCGCGTTGAATATTACCGACCGTTACCATCCCGCGGTTTTTAGCCTTAGTGCCGGTATTCCAGCGGTTGCGCTGGTGCCCGATGCGTTTACTGAGATGCGGATTTGCGGGGTTATGGGGCATTACGGGATGCAGAATTTTATGACTCCGCTTCATATGCTCGGCACCGACATTCCCGAGAAGCTCATTGCGTCTGCGCTCTCGCTCAGCAGGGGGCAACGCCAAGAGCTGCGGGCGCGGCATGAGGTGGTGACCGCGCTGCTTCACGCGTGGCGGAAGTATCTTGCGGCCTCTGTGCGCGGGGAGAAGCAGGCGCATATGCCGGAGAGTATTTCTGCAGCTGCGGCGATTCCCGCCTTAGAGCCGTCCCTAGAGGCGATTAACAATGCGGTGCGCGAGCTTTTGCTGAAGACTTCCCTGGCCGAGGGTACCGAGTGGGCGCTTTCAGATCGCATGCACTCGTGGGAGGCGCATATGCGGGGTGAGTTTGAGCGTGCCGAGGATGAGCTGCAGGCGTTGAAGCGTTCGCGGATGGTGCGGGCGGCGCATCGTACCAGTCGGCAGGTGCAGGCGATGCGGCATATCGGTAGCCGGTTCCGGTAG